DNA sequence from the Bacillus pumilus genome:
TTTGTATCAACAGTGCCTTTCTCGTTTAAGATAGGTAAGGCGTCTACATAAAAAGCATGCATGCGCCACTCTTTTGGAAAGGGATTGACGCCTCTAGCATTTGAAGCAGCGACTTCAATTTCATATGGGCTAAATCGATCAATGATTTTTTGAGACGCACTGAGAGCAGGCTCTAAATAACAATCAGCAGGAATCACAGACGTCCCAATCACTTTCAGATGTTCCATTTGAAGGAGAAGAAATAACGAGACGAGGTCATCAACACCGCCATCATGATTAAAATAGACAGGCTTTTTCATCGCAAACCATCCTTTACAGCGTTTTCTTTTATCTTATCAGAATGCTTTCTTGCTGAGGGAAATGTGGCAGGAGATTTGTCATATTAGGGTGTTGTTCTGTTGCCATTTTCAAATCTCATAGTATAATTAAAGGTTGTTAGTGGTGAAAATAGATTGCATAATGAATATAGGATGATGATGAATGAAACGTGCTCGAATTATATACAATCCGACATCTGGGCGTGAACTCTTCAAGAAGAATTTGCCGCAGGTTTTGCAAAAATTTGAACAAGCTGGCTATGAAACATCTTGTCATGCAACGACATGTGCAGGAGATGCGACACAAGCAGCTGAGAATGCCGCACAGAGAGACTTTGATTTAATTGTAGCAGCAGGTGGAGACGGCACGATCAATGAAGTCGTCAACGGACTAGCCCCGCTTGAAAAAAGACCAAAACTAGGAATTATTCCGGTTGGAACAACAAATGACTTCGCAAGAGCACTTGGAATTCCACGAGAAGGTGTTTTAAAAGCAACAGATGCCATTATAGATGGTGTAGCGAAGCCGCTTGATATCGGTAAAGTCAATGGCCATTATTTTATTAATATTGCAGGCGGCGGCCGGTTAACAGAGCTCACCTATGAAGTGCCTAGTAAGCTGAAGACAATGCTTGGACAGCTTGCTTATTATTTAAAAGGCATGGAGATGCTTCCTTCTATCCGCCCGACAGAAGTCGAAATTGAATATGACGGCAAATTGTTTCATGGAGAAATCATGCTGTTTCTTGTTTCACTCACAAACTCAGTAGGCGGCTTTGAAAAGCTAGCGCCAGATTCTGTTTTAGATGATGGAATGTTTGACCTGATTATTTTAAAGAAGGTCAATTTAGCAGAAGCCATTCGAGTAGTCAGCCTTGCACTGCGAGGCGAGCATATTCATGATAACAATGTCATCTACACAAAAGCGAATCGCGTGAAGGTAGATGTAAAAGATAAAATGCAATTAAATTTAGATGGCGAATTCGGCGGCATGCTGCCAGGTGAATTTGAAAACCTGTATCGTCATATTGAATTTATAGTGCCAAAAGCAACAGCTGAAAAAATAGGGTAGAGATTGAACTTGGTTCCTTATGGCACCAAGTTTTTCTTTGCAAATGAGGTGATAAAATTGGTGAAAATGAAACCGCCTGTTGAAAAGAATGAATACTACAATGTAACCTTCGAAGACTTAACGCACGAAGGTGCAGGTGTAGCGAAAATTGAAGGATTCCCTGTCTTTGTACCGAATGCACTGCCTGACGAACAAGGGAAAATCAAAGTCACACGTGTGAAAAAAGGATTTGCTTTTGGGCGACTCATGGAGCTGACAAAGGAAAGTCAGCACAGGCAAGATGCGCCATGTCCTATCTACAAGCAGTGCGGAGGCTGTCAAATTCAGCATATGAGCTATGAAGGCCAGCTGCTATTTAAGCAGAAACAAGTAAAGGACGTTTTAGAGCGGATCGGCAAGCTTGATATGAGCCGTGTAAAAGTTCATCCTGTACTCGGCATGGAAGACCCTTGGAATTACAGAAACAAAGCACAAGTTCCAATTGGCGAACGCGAAGGCGGACTAGTTGCAGGATTTTATCAGCAGCGTACCCATGAAATCATCGATATGGAAAAATGTTTGATCCAGCAGTCAGAAAATGACGAAGTGGTACAGGCAGTAAAAGACATATGCAATGCGTTTGGCATCAAAGCATATAACGAAGAGCGGCACAAAGGCTGGCTGCGTCATGTGATGGTTCGCTACGGCATTGCAACAGGTGAAATGATGGTTGTGTTTGTTACTAGAACGGCAGACTTTCCGCAAAAGCAGCAGGTGATTGAGCAGATTATAGCACGCTTCCCACACGTTCGGTCAATTGTGCAAAACGTGAATTCAAAGAAAACAAATGTCATTTTCG
Encoded proteins:
- the rlmD gene encoding 23S rRNA (uracil(1939)-C(5))-methyltransferase RlmD, translated to MKMKPPVEKNEYYNVTFEDLTHEGAGVAKIEGFPVFVPNALPDEQGKIKVTRVKKGFAFGRLMELTKESQHRQDAPCPIYKQCGGCQIQHMSYEGQLLFKQKQVKDVLERIGKLDMSRVKVHPVLGMEDPWNYRNKAQVPIGEREGGLVAGFYQQRTHEIIDMEKCLIQQSENDEVVQAVKDICNAFGIKAYNEERHKGWLRHVMVRYGIATGEMMVVFVTRTADFPQKQQVIEQIIARFPHVRSIVQNVNSKKTNVIFGDETTVLWGEEYIYDTIGDIKFAISARSFYQVNPAQTKVLYDKALEYAELQGEEIVIDAYCGIGTISLFLAQKAGRVYGVEIVPEAIEDAKRNAALNEINNVEFAVGEAETVIPNWYKEGIKADTLVVDPPRKGCDEALLDTILKMKPKRVVYVSCNPGTLARDLRILEDGGYVTEEVQPVDMFPHTAHVECVASLVINH
- a CDS encoding diacylglycerol kinase, encoding MKRARIIYNPTSGRELFKKNLPQVLQKFEQAGYETSCHATTCAGDATQAAENAAQRDFDLIVAAGGDGTINEVVNGLAPLEKRPKLGIIPVGTTNDFARALGIPREGVLKATDAIIDGVAKPLDIGKVNGHYFINIAGGGRLTELTYEVPSKLKTMLGQLAYYLKGMEMLPSIRPTEVEIEYDGKLFHGEIMLFLVSLTNSVGGFEKLAPDSVLDDGMFDLIILKKVNLAEAIRVVSLALRGEHIHDNNVIYTKANRVKVDVKDKMQLNLDGEFGGMLPGEFENLYRHIEFIVPKATAEKIG